A portion of the Sulfurospirillum diekertiae genome contains these proteins:
- a CDS encoding PP0621 family protein, with protein MLLKIALFIAVIFLIYLFFFKNSRKEDIQKKSSKKVLEGETMVECQACSTFISHKEAIIKDGLFYCSKECARLP; from the coding sequence ATGTTGCTTAAAATTGCTTTGTTTATTGCTGTTATTTTTTTAATCTATCTCTTTTTCTTTAAAAATAGCCGTAAAGAAGATATTCAAAAAAAATCTTCTAAAAAAGTTTTAGAAGGAGAAACGATGGTCGAATGCCAAGCGTGTTCAACTTTTATTAGCCACAAAGAGGCAATCATTAAAGATGGCCTTTTCTACTGCTCAAAAGAGTGTGCGAGGTTACCCTAA
- the mscL gene encoding large conductance mechanosensitive channel protein MscL, which produces MLKEFRDFLLKGNVVDMAVGFIFGAAFATIVKSLVANVIMPPIGLLLGNVDFSSLFIALDGKTYASLADLEKAGAPAMKLGVFFNDLTSFVILGFVMFMMIKGYGKIAPKKVPDAITKACPECAMAIPVAAKKCPYCGTIQA; this is translated from the coding sequence ATGTTAAAAGAGTTTCGTGATTTTTTGCTCAAAGGCAATGTCGTCGATATGGCGGTTGGTTTTATCTTTGGTGCCGCTTTTGCGACCATTGTCAAATCACTGGTTGCCAATGTGATTATGCCTCCCATTGGTCTACTCTTAGGCAATGTTGATTTCTCTTCCCTTTTCATTGCGCTGGATGGTAAAACCTATGCCTCATTAGCAGATTTGGAAAAAGCAGGGGCACCTGCCATGAAACTAGGTGTCTTTTTCAATGACTTAACCTCCTTTGTTATTTTAGGATTTGTCATGTTTATGATGATCAAGGGGTATGGAAAAATCGCGCCTAAAAAAGTACCTGATGCAATCACAAAAGCGTGCCCAGAGTGCGCGATGGCTATTCCTGTTGCGGCTAAAAAATGTCCTTATTGCGGAACGATACAAGCGTAA
- a CDS encoding GGDEF domain-containing protein yields the protein MQKKHFIFLAFTITILYWVLDSYTNASLYNSALSDELFLMTSHGLIFVKLLTAGLLFILSLTPLFFKSNAFQKTQKEAINEFGELQRVADILFSSLSTKINVIKSLEILQEILHLESSLLFIYNKESLTLYNENEFIKATFRSKEILPFRTNASRSAVEEVAISCFIEKRGFSQDSVKVDTKSFTLFSFMLKEDRSEFPLGNLMLASDDAHFIEHAIPMIQKYVQMLTFALSLAAKKELLQSINTQYSSDTISHFDKVLNIINFTKVQEYIEHEFKRHKRYHTEFTLVLIDITMLKNLTKIFPAEVITAFKKDFIQLVKKNTREVDILGKWTNDQFALLLPDVDFRAGQKVAQKLQAIFEETKFARVGKISCSYGITSLAPKDTMGSFKARVEGALVAASLKEGNAIEVKLQMTPDI from the coding sequence ATGCAAAAAAAACATTTTATTTTCTTAGCCTTTACCATTACGATACTTTACTGGGTTCTTGATTCTTATACCAATGCCTCATTGTACAACTCAGCATTGAGTGATGAGCTGTTCCTTATGACGTCCCATGGCCTTATTTTTGTTAAGCTTCTTACCGCAGGACTTTTGTTTATTTTAAGCCTCACACCTCTCTTTTTTAAATCAAATGCTTTTCAAAAAACCCAAAAAGAAGCTATCAATGAATTTGGTGAACTCCAACGTGTCGCTGATATTCTTTTTTCTTCGCTTTCTACCAAAATAAATGTGATCAAATCACTTGAAATTCTACAAGAGATTTTACACCTTGAATCAAGCCTACTTTTTATTTACAACAAAGAGTCTCTTACTCTTTACAACGAAAATGAGTTTATTAAAGCAACTTTCCGCTCAAAAGAGATTCTCCCTTTTCGTACGAATGCTTCAAGAAGTGCTGTTGAAGAGGTTGCTATTAGTTGCTTTATAGAAAAACGGGGCTTTTCACAGGACTCTGTTAAAGTTGATACGAAATCATTTACGCTCTTTAGTTTTATGCTCAAAGAAGATCGCAGTGAATTTCCTTTGGGCAATTTGATGCTTGCCTCTGATGACGCTCATTTTATTGAACATGCGATTCCAATGATTCAAAAATATGTACAAATGCTCACTTTTGCACTCTCTTTAGCAGCAAAAAAAGAGCTTTTACAAAGTATCAATACTCAATATTCGAGTGATACGATAAGCCATTTTGACAAAGTATTGAATATTATTAATTTTACAAAAGTACAAGAATATATTGAACATGAGTTTAAACGTCACAAACGTTACCATACCGAATTTACACTGGTTTTAATCGACATCACAATGCTTAAAAATCTCACTAAAATTTTCCCAGCCGAGGTTATTACAGCATTCAAAAAAGATTTTATTCAATTAGTCAAAAAAAATACCCGTGAAGTTGATATTTTGGGAAAATGGACAAACGATCAATTTGCACTACTGCTACCCGATGTTGACTTTCGAGCAGGTCAAAAAGTAGCCCAAAAACTTCAAGCCATTTTTGAAGAGACAAAGTTTGCTCGTGTTGGGAAAATAAGTTGCAGTTATGGTATTACATCCCTTGCACCTAAAGATACCATGGGTAGCTTTAAGGCAAGAGTAGAAGGGGCACTTGTAGCAGCCTCGCTCAAAGAGGGAAATGCCATTGAAGTCAAACTTCAAATGACACCAGATATTTAA
- a CDS encoding GNAT family N-acetyltransferase, whose translation MIRNATVKDSDSIVELLTQLGYANTHPFIKVRIEELLENPDAMLLCYEVEGKVSALLSLHVIPQIALLGSFLRISYFIVDETMRSHHIGAELEAYASHIAKERGCDRIEVHCNERRTEAHRFYTRQGYVESPKYFIKQITL comes from the coding sequence ATGATACGTAATGCTACGGTTAAAGATAGTGACAGTATTGTCGAACTGCTTACCCAACTTGGCTATGCCAATACCCACCCTTTTATTAAAGTGCGCATCGAGGAGCTCTTAGAAAACCCTGATGCCATGTTACTTTGCTACGAAGTTGAAGGCAAAGTCAGTGCCCTTCTGTCTTTACATGTCATTCCTCAAATCGCCCTTTTAGGCTCTTTTTTACGTATCAGTTATTTTATCGTGGATGAAACCATGCGCTCTCATCACATTGGAGCTGAACTTGAAGCCTATGCCTCACACATTGCCAAAGAGAGAGGATGCGATCGTATCGAAGTGCATTGCAATGAAAGACGCACAGAGGCGCACCGTTTTTACACACGTCAAGGCTACGTTGAATCCCCCAAATATTTTATCAAACAGATCACCCTTTAA
- the rsmG gene encoding 16S rRNA (guanine(527)-N(7))-methyltransferase RsmG: MMNTHYDLPQSFWSNVEILIELLLKYNLTHNISGAKTKEAVLKNIDDSIYPLQFLHLNELKHAIDIGTGAGFPGLLLALALPQVHFTLFEPIAKKSAFLHLAKTTLELKNVDIVTHRVEKVSPFKVELISSRAVTNTKMLIKLCKDFITPDTTLLFYKGELVEEEIKGLQNCQVYQRDKRYYLVMKDVDVA; encoded by the coding sequence ATGATGAATACCCATTATGATCTTCCTCAATCTTTTTGGAGCAACGTTGAGATACTCATCGAACTTCTTTTAAAATACAACCTAACGCATAATATATCGGGTGCTAAAACAAAAGAAGCTGTTCTTAAAAATATTGACGATAGTATCTATCCATTACAATTTTTACATCTAAACGAGTTAAAGCATGCGATTGATATTGGGACAGGAGCTGGTTTTCCAGGATTATTACTTGCCCTTGCGCTACCACAGGTGCATTTTACACTTTTTGAGCCAATCGCGAAAAAAAGTGCTTTTTTGCATTTAGCCAAAACAACGCTTGAACTCAAAAATGTCGATATAGTTACACACAGAGTTGAAAAGGTTTCCCCTTTCAAAGTTGAGCTTATTAGTTCTCGCGCCGTAACTAACACTAAAATGTTAATCAAACTGTGCAAAGATTTTATTACTCCTGATACCACATTGCTTTTTTATAAAGGCGAATTGGTTGAAGAGGAGATCAAAGGGTTGCAAAATTGTCAGGTTTATCAACGTGACAAACGCTACTACTTAGTGATGAAGGATGTTGATGTTGCTTAA
- a CDS encoding methyl-accepting chemotaxis protein, giving the protein MSIKKKLLFVLAIVMAYLFLNVFQVMNESFHQKKKLSEAATLNTLSTKLSLFIHETQKERGMSAGFLGSGGKKFGDVLPKQRVLTDESLVKLKEYVVQIDLSKFPEELQKELSSLQEDASKISSIRAQVDGLKISMQDSVAFYTKMNTKILHVTDSVAKVSEVAELVKVLSSYSHFLKLKELVGIERAVMSGTFASNAFAPGTFAKWNGLMSSQIAYTEAFLAFATDDIKQLFAQKMNDNSIHEVEKFRSIALAKVNEGNFGVDPQVWFNTITQKIEILKTIDDGISKSSSELIQKLDHDATNEMIISVLISGVFGIVLLAILFFTQKGIIESVYSSHVQISTMAKEKDLTKHIVLKNTTDELAQISDDINNMVTSFATTLTHTLQTLDVTNTQSQKLDHVIVSLGESIEQQEKNIVDMNLLVSDVGIELDGIEKASIATTDDLHITANTLDEFIQSLNQSVQSIENGSERQNDLAQKVHTLSEQARSIREILSIIGDIADQTNLLALNAAIEAARAGEHGRGFAVVADEVRKLAERTQKSLLEISANVNVITQSVNDIAEDTKQTTEEMLGSSQLAKELILHVEGTKEKLSSTYIKSTDVRNKTTYVATRTKNLVGLMASIVNGTTLNKTLSHEVGEVSVSLSNGANELEKTLKQFKV; this is encoded by the coding sequence ATGAGTATTAAGAAAAAACTTCTTTTTGTTTTAGCGATAGTGATGGCTTATCTTTTCTTGAATGTTTTTCAAGTTATGAATGAATCATTTCATCAAAAAAAGAAATTGTCTGAGGCGGCGACGCTCAATACGCTTTCCACAAAACTGAGTCTTTTTATTCATGAAACCCAGAAAGAAAGGGGCATGAGTGCAGGTTTTCTAGGATCTGGGGGTAAAAAATTTGGTGATGTTTTACCAAAACAGAGAGTCCTAACAGATGAGAGTCTGGTAAAACTCAAAGAATACGTAGTGCAAATAGATCTTTCGAAATTTCCAGAAGAGTTGCAAAAAGAGCTCTCCTCGCTTCAAGAAGATGCTAGTAAAATCTCTTCCATACGAGCGCAAGTGGATGGTCTTAAAATCAGTATGCAAGATAGCGTTGCCTTTTATACCAAGATGAACACAAAAATTTTACATGTAACCGACAGTGTGGCAAAAGTTTCTGAGGTGGCAGAGCTTGTAAAAGTGCTTTCTTCGTATTCTCATTTTTTGAAACTCAAAGAGCTTGTGGGTATTGAGCGTGCGGTTATGAGTGGAACGTTTGCGAGCAATGCGTTTGCGCCTGGCACTTTTGCTAAATGGAATGGGCTGATGTCATCACAAATAGCCTACACAGAAGCTTTTTTAGCCTTTGCTACGGATGATATTAAACAACTTTTTGCCCAAAAAATGAACGATAATTCCATCCATGAAGTCGAAAAATTTCGCTCTATTGCCTTAGCAAAAGTGAATGAAGGCAACTTTGGTGTAGATCCACAAGTGTGGTTTAATACCATAACACAGAAGATAGAAATCTTGAAAACAATTGATGATGGTATTTCTAAAAGTAGTAGTGAATTGATTCAAAAACTTGATCATGACGCTACGAATGAGATGATCATATCGGTTCTTATTAGTGGAGTATTTGGAATCGTATTGCTTGCTATTCTTTTCTTTACACAAAAGGGTATTATTGAAAGTGTGTATAGTAGCCATGTTCAAATAAGCACTATGGCGAAAGAGAAAGATTTGACAAAGCATATCGTTCTTAAAAACACAACGGATGAGCTGGCTCAAATATCGGATGATATTAATAACATGGTGACGTCTTTTGCTACAACTTTAACCCATACGCTTCAAACGTTAGATGTAACCAATACACAAAGTCAAAAGCTTGACCATGTCATTGTCTCTTTAGGTGAAAGCATTGAACAGCAGGAAAAAAATATTGTCGATATGAATCTTTTGGTCTCAGATGTTGGGATAGAATTAGATGGAATTGAAAAAGCTTCTATTGCAACGACGGATGATTTGCACATTACGGCCAATACATTGGACGAGTTTATTCAAAGTTTGAATCAGTCTGTGCAAAGTATCGAAAATGGTTCAGAACGCCAAAATGACTTAGCACAAAAAGTCCATACACTAAGCGAGCAGGCACGCAGTATTCGCGAAATTTTGAGCATTATTGGTGATATTGCAGATCAAACCAATCTTCTTGCCCTCAACGCTGCCATAGAAGCAGCACGTGCGGGTGAACATGGACGTGGTTTTGCCGTCGTCGCCGATGAAGTGAGAAAACTAGCCGAACGTACACAAAAGAGTCTTTTGGAAATCAGTGCGAATGTGAATGTCATTACTCAAAGTGTGAACGATATAGCAGAAGACACAAAACAAACGACCGAAGAGATGCTTGGGTCATCACAATTAGCCAAAGAGCTTATTTTACATGTAGAAGGAACGAAAGAAAAACTTTCCAGTACGTATATCAAGTCAACAGATGTTCGCAATAAAACAACATACGTTGCCACTCGTACTAAAAATCTGGTCGGTTTGATGGCCAGTATTGTAAACGGTACAACACTCAATAAAACATTAAGTCATGAGGTAGGAGAAGTTTCTGTATCTCTCTCTAATGGAGCGAATGAATTAGAAAAGACACTCAAGCAGTTTAAAGTATAG
- a CDS encoding desulfoferrodoxin family protein translates to MLRRDALKLAAIAALATTYASAYDEKLIVNKKKMEIKDPANMTELELKHSPEIKVGAADAQGFSLVEVNIGQKGVIHPSVDNHWIYEIELLADGKKVADVSLEPTTSRGFLAARVNTKDVKILSAISRCNLHGEYSASIKL, encoded by the coding sequence ATGTTACGAAGAGATGCCCTTAAACTAGCCGCCATAGCAGCACTTGCAACCACGTATGCTTCGGCTTATGATGAAAAATTGATTGTCAACAAAAAGAAAATGGAAATCAAAGACCCTGCGAACATGACAGAGCTTGAACTCAAACATTCTCCTGAAATTAAAGTAGGTGCGGCAGACGCACAAGGATTTTCGTTGGTTGAAGTCAACATCGGACAAAAAGGGGTCATTCACCCAAGCGTTGATAACCATTGGATTTATGAAATCGAACTTTTAGCCGATGGTAAAAAAGTGGCAGATGTCTCACTTGAGCCAACAACATCAAGAGGTTTTCTTGCAGCACGTGTCAATACCAAAGATGTCAAAATACTCTCTGCCATATCTCGCTGTAATCTTCATGGCGAATATAGCGCTTCAATCAAACTTTAA
- a CDS encoding superoxide dismutase, giving the protein MAIVLPNLPYANEALEPYIGAKTLEIHHGKHHQTYVTNLLKLIEGTDLANEPLEGLILKSVNNPDRVGIFNNAAQVWNHTFYWNSMKPKGGGVPSGEIAAKINAAFGSYDAFIQAFKNAGLTQFGSGWAWLVVKNGTLEIMKTANADTPIAHGIKPILTVDVWEHAYYLDYQNKRADYLDIFFNHLINWDFANANLK; this is encoded by the coding sequence ATGGCAATTGTATTACCCAATCTTCCTTATGCTAATGAGGCACTTGAACCTTATATTGGTGCAAAAACATTAGAAATCCATCATGGCAAACATCATCAAACCTATGTAACCAACCTCCTGAAATTGATTGAAGGAACCGACTTAGCCAATGAACCTCTTGAGGGTCTCATTTTAAAATCAGTTAACAATCCTGATCGTGTCGGTATCTTTAACAATGCCGCGCAAGTGTGGAATCATACCTTTTACTGGAACTCTATGAAACCCAAAGGAGGCGGAGTACCCAGTGGTGAAATTGCTGCTAAAATTAATGCTGCCTTTGGAAGTTACGACGCTTTTATTCAGGCGTTTAAAAATGCAGGACTTACACAATTTGGTAGTGGCTGGGCATGGCTCGTGGTTAAAAATGGTACTTTAGAGATCATGAAAACTGCCAATGCAGATACGCCCATTGCGCATGGCATTAAGCCAATTCTGACCGTTGATGTGTGGGAACATGCCTACTATCTGGATTATCAAAACAAACGTGCCGATTATTTAGATATTTTCTTTAATCATCTGATTAATTGGGATTTTGCAAACGCAAATTTGAAGTAA